A genomic stretch from Aedes albopictus strain Foshan chromosome 2, AalbF5, whole genome shotgun sequence includes:
- the LOC134287346 gene encoding uncharacterized protein LOC134287346, with amino-acid sequence MFNNIQYRWNRGHAWRSAKIEGIRSFWSEEGPGGDGLWWMDVLMLLGGIRAPLTSNWAQERKIRITLQVLFAYTIYVFYVQLFEGLRENKPVSIVIMEVTKVTSISISCVRMVSLALLAKPITILRCFITSNSVCSGDAEYDEREHRKFNQYARRSMQFFFSWIAMDTVLFSIPTEDDLFSLPRPASWIGKNAWKVVNTLFVSLIPTSVLPKTVGCTACVGVILTGMRTKLRLVAHRLEMISKQSVSDEVQNFERVSREVREALEQHLDYLNNFKLLENMMGKVFLLVHYFSVFAVGAMFYACHEVPIGFMTLIFAAAVSFFLLEYFFLCHLVDSLQDEADAIGHHLFDLCAQIPFIPERRSEYVQMRTTLMIIWLNTRNRVVMNCMGMFEINTPKFVALINVAYSVLTFLIQMG; translated from the exons ATGTTCAATAACATCCAATATCGTTGGAATCGTGGTCACGCTTGGAGGTCGGCGAAAATCGAAGGAATTCGCAGCTTCTGGTCTGAAGAAGGTCCCGGTGGCGATGGTTTATGGTGGATGGATGTATTGATGCTTCTCGGAG gaatacgAGCACCCCTGACGTCAAACTGGGCCCAAGAGCGCAAGATTCGTATCACTTTGCAGGTTTTGTTTGCCTACACCATTTATGTTTTCTATGTTCAGCTGTTCGAAGGTTTGCGCGAAAATAAGCCGGTGTCAATCGTTATTATGGAAGTGACTAAGGTTACGAGCATCAGCATTTCGTGCGTGAGAATGGTGTCCCTTGCGTTGCTTGCCAAACCGATCACCATTTTGCGCTGTTTCATCACGAGCAATTCCGTCTGTTCCGGTGACGCGGAATATGATGAGCGCGAGCATCGTAAATTCAACCAATACGCTCGTCGATCCATGCAGTTCTTTTTCAGCTGGATTGCCATGGACACTGTGCTGTTTTCGATCCCAACCGAGGACGATCTGTTTAGCTTACCGCGTCCGGCATCCTGGAttgggaagaatgcctggaaagtagTGAACACCCTGTTTGTCAGTTTGATTCCGACGTCTGTCCTACCGAAAACTGTAGGATGCACCGCATGCGTTGGAGTCATTCTGACGGGAATGCGAACGAAACTGCGACTGGTGGCTCATCGTCTCGAGATGATTTCTAAACAATCGGTCTCGGACGAAGTACAAAATTTCGAACGCGTGAGCCGTGAAGTGCGCGAagctctggagcaacatttggatTATTTGAA caatttcaaACTTTTGGAAAACATGATGGGAAAAGTATTTTTGCTAGTTCACTATTTTTCGGTATTTGCCGTTGGAGCGATGTTCTACGCCTGTCATGAGGTACCGATAGGTTTTATGACACTCATTTTCGCAGCAGCTGTATCATTCTTTCTACTGGAGTATTTTTTCTTGTGTCATTTGGTCGATTCGTTGCAGGACGAA GCGGACGCCATTGGACATCACCTCTTCGATCTTTGTGCCCAAATACCTTTCATACCAGAACGACGTTCCGAGTACGTCCAAATGCGGACTACCCTGATGATCATCTGGCTGAACACACGTAACCGCGTAGTCATGAATTGTATGGGAATGTTCGAAATCAACACACCCAAATTTGTCGCTCTGATCAACGTTGCATACTCGGTCTTGACGTTTTTGATACAAATGGGGTAA